Sequence from the Sporohalobacter salinus genome:
TTTCTAATATAAGTTAAGTGAAATATATTTTTAATAATTGGTATAGATTCATGCAGCGACAAATTTTGAACTATAATTAATTTAACTGCCTGATCTAAAGCAATTAATGCTACAGCAATAACAAAAGCTGTTATTATATTCCCCTCCCCCAAATCTTTAATCAAAATATAAATTCAGCAATTATTTTAACACAATTGGTTAAAAAAAACAAGCAATATAGAATACATTACTAGTTAATTATTCATCTTCTTCATCTATAGAAGGATCCTGCTCAATTACCTCTTCACTTACTGTTGGCTGATGGCTTAATAGATTTTCATCAGCATATTCTTCATCTCCAGTTGTAAAGCCTTGGTCAGTCACTCTATCGCCCCAATCTACACTACCTTGATTCTCATTAGCATCTATATAAGACTCAGCCTGCTCAACTGCTTCCCCAATATCAGAGGGAGTATTTACAGTCCCATACTGAGCTACTGACTGCCAGCTATCTTCCCCATCGAAGCTAAGACTTTCTGTATCATCATTAAAAGTTCGTTCAAAAGGAGGATGCAGAGCTTCTTCTGCTACTGGACGATCAGTGGTTCCATCTTCCTCATTTTCCTGCTGCGCACGATTACATTCAACACATCTGGTCGTATACGGAATTAACTCCAAACGCTCTTTATTTATTTCTTTCTGACATATATCACAAATGCCATACTCACCCGTTTCCAACCTTTCTAGAGCATCATCTATTTTCTTTAATAATCGATCGGCATTATACTTCAAACCTAAATCTTTTTCCCGTTCAAAAGTATTAGGAGCTTGGTCGCTGGGATGATTATCATAAGTTGATAATTCACTAGTTGAGTCTTTTAGACTATGTTGCAATCCTGTATAATTCTTATCATTAAAGCTCTCGACCTGTTCTATTAATCTTTTTCTTTGTTTCAATAATTCATTTTTATAGTATTCTTCATCGTATTCTGCCATCTTTCATCCTCCTAGCTATAGTTTAATTAGTTGATCCACTAACTATTCTTTGTAGCTTTTATGAATTTATTCATTATAAATTCTGCTTTACAATTTTAACTAAACGGGCTATATACTCACCAATTAGGGGTAAATTTAAGTCAGCTATTTTAAATAGAACCGAAAGAAATATAGCACCTAACAAAGTAGCTCCTACTACTATTCCCAAGCCTCGAGCTAAACCAGCCAAAAAATTTATATAAATCATTCGCTTTGGAGACTTGACCATCTCAATATATTCAGCTATTCCCATTTTATGAAAATCACTAGTTAATTTCATTAAACTCTCTTTAAGCTCCTTTATTGTTTCCTTATCCAATT
This genomic interval carries:
- a CDS encoding TraR/DksA C4-type zinc finger protein — encoded protein: MAEYDEEYYKNELLKQRKRLIEQVESFNDKNYTGLQHSLKDSTSELSTYDNHPSDQAPNTFEREKDLGLKYNADRLLKKIDDALERLETGEYGICDICQKEINKERLELIPYTTRCVECNRAQQENEEDGTTDRPVAEEALHPPFERTFNDDTESLSFDGEDSWQSVAQYGTVNTPSDIGEAVEQAESYIDANENQGSVDWGDRVTDQGFTTGDEEYADENLLSHQPTVSEEVIEQDPSIDEEDE
- a CDS encoding DUF5665 domain-containing protein is translated as MSNERGEENNGAKEELDKETIKELKESLMKLTSDFHKMGIAEYIEMVKSPKRMIYINFLAGLARGLGIVVGATLLGAIFLSVLFKIADLNLPLIGEYIARLVKIVKQNL